A genomic segment from Chitinophaga niabensis encodes:
- the dapF gene encoding diaminopimelate epimerase — MNIHFYKYQGTGNDFVIVDNRNGEYSSLTTQQIAHLCDRRFGIGADGLMMLENHADYDFQMKYYNADGREGSMCGNGGRCLSAFARQMGIEKPAVKFIAVDGPHEASFRENGWVNLKMQDVDWIEVGNMYFYLNTGSPHFVKFVTDVQEVDVYEEGRAIRYNERFAAEGTNVNFVQEMDKGIFVRTYERGVEDETFSCGTGVTAAALTAAPAETGEYTIPVETIGGHLEIQFARNGERSFSNIWLCGPATLVFEGNINI, encoded by the coding sequence ATGAACATACACTTCTATAAATACCAGGGCACAGGCAACGATTTTGTGATCGTAGACAACAGGAACGGCGAATACAGCTCCCTCACCACGCAACAGATCGCACATCTGTGCGACCGCCGCTTTGGCATTGGGGCAGATGGATTAATGATGCTGGAAAACCATGCTGATTACGACTTCCAGATGAAATATTACAATGCAGACGGCCGTGAAGGCAGTATGTGCGGTAATGGTGGCCGTTGCCTGAGTGCTTTTGCCCGCCAGATGGGAATTGAGAAACCTGCTGTAAAGTTCATTGCTGTAGATGGCCCCCATGAAGCCAGTTTCCGGGAAAACGGCTGGGTGAACCTCAAAATGCAGGATGTAGACTGGATAGAAGTAGGCAATATGTATTTCTATCTCAACACCGGCTCCCCCCATTTCGTGAAATTTGTGACGGATGTACAGGAAGTGGATGTATACGAAGAAGGGCGTGCCATTCGTTATAATGAACGCTTCGCCGCGGAAGGTACCAATGTGAACTTTGTACAGGAAATGGACAAAGGGATATTTGTACGGACCTACGAACGGGGCGTGGAAGATGAAACCTTTTCCTGCGGTACCGGCGTAACTGCCGCCGCATTAACCGCTGCTCCCGCAGAAACAGGCGAATATACCATTCCGGTGGAAACCATCGGCGGACACCTGGAAATTCAGTTTGCCAGGAACGGGGAACGCAGTTTCTCCAACATCTGGCTCTGTGGCCCGGCTACGCTGGTATTTGAAGGAAATATTAATATTTAG
- a CDS encoding queuosine precursor transporter — translation MIINILKDKPTKLFVILSGIFVANALIAEIIGVKIFSLEATLGLAPTNLKIFGDVYNFSMTAGVLLWPVVFIMTDIINEYYGMKGVRFLSMMAAFLIVFAFLIFFWAIRLTPADFFVSSKVNSGVPDMDKAYQQILGQSSLIIIGSLTAFLVGQLVDVFAFHRIKKVTGEKKIWLRATGSTLISQLIDSFVVLFIAFYLGPRIYNPNGDFVWPLSLVLSVCVINYIYKFAVAILLTPVIYWIHGIIERYLGHNKAAEMKQMAMNN, via the coding sequence ATGATAATCAATATTTTAAAGGATAAACCAACGAAGCTGTTTGTAATACTGAGTGGCATCTTTGTGGCCAATGCACTTATTGCGGAAATAATAGGCGTAAAGATCTTTTCCCTGGAAGCTACACTGGGCCTGGCGCCCACTAACCTCAAGATCTTCGGGGATGTATATAACTTCAGCATGACGGCAGGGGTATTGCTCTGGCCGGTGGTGTTCATTATGACGGATATCATCAATGAATATTACGGTATGAAAGGGGTGCGCTTCCTTTCCATGATGGCAGCCTTCCTGATCGTTTTCGCCTTTCTTATTTTCTTCTGGGCCATCCGTTTAACACCGGCGGATTTCTTTGTGAGCAGTAAGGTAAATTCAGGTGTACCGGATATGGATAAGGCTTATCAGCAGATCCTGGGGCAAAGTTCCCTGATCATCATCGGTTCTCTCACCGCCTTCCTGGTGGGGCAGCTGGTGGATGTATTTGCTTTTCACAGGATCAAAAAAGTAACAGGGGAGAAGAAGATCTGGCTGCGTGCCACCGGTTCCACTCTCATTTCCCAGCTGATAGACAGCTTTGTGGTGTTGTTCATCGCTTTTTACCTGGGGCCCAGGATCTATAATCCCAACGGGGATTTTGTATGGCCGCTCAGCCTGGTGTTAAGTGTTTGTGTGATCAATTACATTTATAAATTTGCAGTCGCTATCCTGTTAACGCCGGTGATCTACTGGATCCACGGGATCATAGAACGTTACCTGGGCCATAACAAGGCCGCAGAAATGAAACAAATGGCAATGAATAATTAA
- a CDS encoding magnesium transporter CorA family protein, protein MIQYFKNIDARTVAIEEPENGAWVNITPPLKQTEFEQLAEELDIPLDFLTDSLDIDEKSRFELEDNVKLIVLKTPTENNSINESDAFYITIPIVIILTHNQIVTVNSFDNAAIKKFLNTFHNRHPEKRNMMVLKVFEKVVMNFLDYLKEINHRRNLSEQRLYDSNKNEELLYLMRIQKSLVYFVTALRSNELLLMKLERTNFLGLNEDEKEFLHDLIVDTSQALEMANIYTNILSSTMDAFASIISNNLNFVMKRLTSITIVLTLPVLVASIYGMNVEIPYAHSTYAFYIPITIAIVTAVIMSWYFMKKKWF, encoded by the coding sequence ATGATCCAGTACTTCAAAAATATCGATGCCCGCACTGTTGCAATTGAGGAGCCCGAAAACGGCGCCTGGGTGAATATTACACCCCCGCTGAAACAGACGGAATTTGAACAGTTAGCAGAAGAACTGGACATTCCCCTTGACTTCTTAACGGACTCCCTGGACATCGACGAAAAGAGCCGCTTTGAACTGGAAGACAATGTGAAGCTCATTGTATTAAAAACTCCTACAGAAAACAATTCCATCAACGAAAGCGATGCCTTTTACATTACGATCCCCATTGTGATCATCCTCACACACAACCAGATCGTAACGGTAAATTCTTTCGATAATGCGGCCATCAAAAAATTCCTGAACACCTTCCATAACCGCCATCCTGAAAAGCGGAATATGATGGTACTCAAGGTATTTGAAAAAGTGGTGATGAACTTCCTGGATTACCTGAAGGAAATAAACCACCGCCGTAACCTTTCTGAACAAAGACTGTACGATTCCAATAAGAACGAGGAGCTGCTTTACCTGATGCGGATCCAGAAAAGCCTGGTGTATTTTGTAACGGCCCTGCGCAGTAATGAACTGTTACTGATGAAGCTGGAACGCACTAACTTCCTGGGTTTGAATGAAGATGAAAAGGAATTCCTGCATGACCTGATCGTAGATACTTCCCAGGCGCTTGAAATGGCGAATATCTACACCAACATCCTCAGCAGTACCATGGATGCGTTTGCCAGTATCATCTCCAACAACCTCAACTTTGTGATGAAACGGCTCACGTCCATCACCATCGTGCTCACCCTGCCTGTACTGGTGGCCAGCATCTATGGCATGAACGTGGAAATTCCGTACGCCCATTCTACCTACGCCTTCTATATACCCATCACCATTGCCATTGTTACGGCAGTGATCATGAGCTGGTATTTTATGAAGAAGAAATGGTTCTAA
- a CDS encoding NUDIX hydrolase, which yields MSDLFTVRVYGIMINEKKQVLVSDEHIRGGLYTKFPGGGLEFGEGTLECMVREWKEEINQDIEVVEHLYTTDFFQMNAFNNKQQIIAIYYLVKGISPFNIHTGSKPFDFELPDDPMVQIEGVRWIDWEDFTEDAITLPTDKRVTKIVKERF from the coding sequence ATGTCCGATTTATTTACAGTCCGTGTATACGGGATCATGATCAATGAGAAAAAACAGGTATTGGTGAGCGACGAACACATTCGTGGCGGCTTATACACCAAGTTTCCCGGCGGTGGCCTTGAGTTTGGAGAAGGCACGCTGGAATGTATGGTAAGGGAATGGAAAGAAGAGATCAACCAGGATATTGAAGTAGTGGAACATCTTTATACCACGGACTTCTTCCAGATGAATGCATTTAACAACAAACAGCAGATCATCGCTATCTATTACCTTGTAAAAGGCATCTCACCTTTTAATATTCATACAGGCAGCAAACCATTTGACTTTGAATTGCCGGACGATCCGATGGTACAGATAGAAGGGGTGCGCTGGATAGACTGGGAGGACTTTACAGAGGATGCGATTACACTTCCCACAGATAAAAGAGTGACTAAGATCGTGAAGGAGCGGTTCTAG
- a CDS encoding YfhO family protein — MKQNWQKAVLPHVYAILIFLALSFVFCFPVLNGLEIKQHDTVQWQAMSQEARAYKDSTGINPIWTNAMFGGMPTYQIFMAQDNYTYHLHTLLTLGLPKPVNFFFLAMLGFYILLQVMRFRQWVTILGAIAFAFASYTPIIISAGHDTKMFTIAYMAPLLAGILLTYRGRYLIGGIITCITLCLMITSGHYQMVYYMLLLCLFIGIAHLVNAIRQKQVPQYVKATAVLLFFGALSVLPSTVSIWTTTEFSKFTMRGGHSELTPPPGQESDKSAGGLDKGYAFQWSQGPFETLTILSPNLYGGPTYGPLSTSSKTYKAITQLGVPQVQAEQIVENMPRYWGPQPMVDGGIYWGAVIIFLFVLALFVVKSFHKWWILAGCILGVFLAWGDHFAIFNYFIFDHLPLYNKFRAPSQALVLPQLLVPFLACWALNDVVTNAINKDLLLKQLKKTVYITGGLCLLLLVASFGMLDFSSATDPAKGFYQQFTGGNPQAMDTLLNAMIEDRASLMRIDTFRTLAIILLSAGLIWAFIKQKIQMGQFLAALTIIVALDQMLIDSRYLGKRFYVTPTDYKSSFAPSPVDQAIKQDTDPYYRVFNTVNFMDAMSSYHHRSVGGYSPVKLARFQDLIDHQISKGNPHVINMLNAKYIIFADNNPQGQQQLAYQVNPGALGNAWFVDSLVWAKNADDEMKALDSLPTDHAAVIDVRFKPELNGLAPAKDSSSRIKLTKYGLNQLDYTSSNSKPGFAVFSDIYYPAGWNVYIDGKKDEIVRVNYLLRGVKIPAGDHKIEMKFEPRSYYLGNAITRWSSILMLLILAGAIAFEIRKSVKSQQA; from the coding sequence ATGAAGCAAAACTGGCAAAAAGCTGTTCTTCCGCATGTGTATGCCATCCTTATTTTCCTGGCATTGTCTTTCGTATTTTGCTTTCCGGTATTGAATGGGCTGGAGATCAAACAGCACGATACCGTTCAATGGCAGGCCATGAGCCAGGAGGCCCGTGCCTATAAAGATAGTACCGGTATCAATCCTATCTGGACCAACGCCATGTTTGGCGGGATGCCTACTTACCAGATCTTCATGGCACAGGATAACTACACCTATCACCTGCATACCCTGCTCACCCTGGGTTTGCCTAAGCCGGTGAATTTCTTTTTCCTGGCCATGCTGGGATTCTATATCCTTTTGCAGGTGATGCGTTTCCGCCAATGGGTGACCATTCTCGGCGCTATTGCCTTTGCTTTTGCTTCTTATACGCCTATCATTATATCTGCAGGGCACGATACCAAGATGTTCACGATCGCCTATATGGCGCCTTTACTGGCGGGGATCCTCCTCACCTACCGGGGCCGGTACCTGATCGGGGGCATCATTACCTGTATCACCCTTTGCCTCATGATCACCTCGGGCCACTACCAGATGGTATATTATATGCTGCTGCTTTGCCTGTTCATTGGTATTGCACATCTTGTAAATGCTATCCGCCAGAAGCAGGTGCCGCAATATGTTAAAGCCACTGCCGTGCTGCTTTTCTTTGGTGCTTTGTCCGTATTACCTTCTACTGTAAGCATATGGACCACCACTGAATTCAGCAAGTTCACCATGCGTGGCGGGCATTCTGAATTAACACCCCCTCCGGGCCAGGAAAGTGATAAATCTGCCGGCGGCCTGGATAAAGGATATGCTTTCCAATGGAGCCAGGGGCCTTTTGAAACACTCACTATCCTCTCTCCCAACTTATATGGCGGCCCTACTTACGGACCGCTGAGTACTTCCAGCAAAACCTATAAAGCTATCACCCAATTGGGCGTACCACAGGTTCAGGCTGAACAGATCGTAGAGAACATGCCGCGTTACTGGGGGCCGCAACCTATGGTGGATGGCGGTATCTACTGGGGCGCCGTGATCATTTTCCTGTTTGTACTGGCGCTCTTTGTGGTGAAGAGCTTTCACAAATGGTGGATCCTTGCAGGCTGTATACTGGGTGTATTCCTGGCCTGGGGCGATCATTTCGCCATCTTCAACTATTTCATTTTTGATCACCTTCCTTTATACAACAAGTTCCGTGCACCTTCCCAGGCATTGGTATTACCACAATTGCTGGTACCCTTCCTGGCCTGCTGGGCATTGAACGATGTGGTGACCAACGCCATCAATAAAGACCTGCTGCTGAAGCAACTCAAGAAAACGGTATATATCACCGGCGGCCTTTGCCTGCTGTTGCTGGTAGCTTCTTTTGGCATGCTGGATTTCAGCTCTGCCACAGACCCTGCAAAAGGTTTCTATCAGCAATTCACCGGCGGTAACCCGCAAGCTATGGATACCTTATTGAATGCCATGATAGAGGACCGTGCTTCACTGATGCGGATAGATACTTTCCGTACCCTGGCAATCATATTACTCTCTGCTGGTTTGATCTGGGCTTTCATTAAACAGAAGATCCAGATGGGCCAGTTCCTGGCCGCGCTCACGATCATCGTAGCGCTGGACCAGATGCTGATAGATAGCCGTTACCTGGGTAAAAGGTTCTACGTAACACCTACCGATTATAAAAGCTCCTTTGCTCCCAGCCCGGTAGACCAGGCTATCAAGCAGGATACGGATCCTTACTACCGTGTATTCAACACCGTTAATTTCATGGATGCCATGAGTTCTTATCATCACAGGTCAGTAGGCGGTTACAGCCCGGTGAAACTCGCGCGCTTCCAGGACCTGATAGATCATCAGATCAGCAAAGGCAATCCGCACGTGATCAATATGCTGAATGCCAAATACATCATCTTTGCAGATAATAATCCACAAGGGCAGCAGCAGCTGGCTTACCAGGTAAACCCCGGTGCATTAGGTAATGCGTGGTTTGTAGACAGCCTTGTATGGGCAAAAAATGCAGACGATGAAATGAAAGCGCTGGACAGCCTGCCCACCGATCATGCTGCCGTAATAGATGTTCGGTTCAAACCGGAACTCAATGGCCTCGCACCGGCTAAAGATTCCAGCAGTCGTATTAAACTCACGAAATACGGTTTAAATCAGCTGGATTATACAAGCTCCAACAGTAAACCAGGTTTTGCGGTATTCTCTGATATTTACTATCCTGCCGGCTGGAATGTATATATAGATGGCAAGAAAGATGAGATCGTTCGGGTGAACTACCTGTTGCGTGGTGTGAAAATACCCGCAGGCGATCATAAGATAGAAATGAAATTTGAGCCGCGCTCTTATTACCTCGGTAATGCCATCACACGCTGGTCCTCCATATTAATGCTGTTAATACTGGCAGGTGCTATTGCATTTGAAATAAGGAAAAGTGTGAAATCACAACAAGCTTAA